A single window of Nomascus leucogenys isolate Asia chromosome 18, Asia_NLE_v1, whole genome shotgun sequence DNA harbors:
- the UBE2D1 gene encoding ubiquitin-conjugating enzyme E2 D1 isoform X2, protein MGPPDSAYQGGVFFLTVHFPTDYPFKPPKIAFTTKIYHPNINSNGSICLDILRSQWSPALTVSKVLLSICSLLCDPNPDDPLVPDIAQIYKSDKEKYNRHAREWTQKYAM, encoded by the exons ATGGGGCCT CCTGATAGCGCGTATCAAGGTGGAGTCTTCTTTCTCACTGTACATTTTCCGACAGATTATCCTTTTAAACCAccaaag atCGCTTTCACAACAAAAATTTACCATCCAAACATAAACAGTAATGGAAGTATTTGTCTCGATATTCTGAGGTCACAATGGTCACCAGCTCTGACTGTATCAAAAG TTTTATTGTCCATATGTTCTCTACTTTGTGATCCTAATCCAGATGACCCCTTAGTACCAGATATTGCACAAATCTATAAATCAGATAAAGAAAA ATACAACAGACATGCAAGAGAATGGACTCAGAAATATGCaatgtaa
- the UBE2D1 gene encoding ubiquitin-conjugating enzyme E2 D1 isoform X1, producing MALKRIQKELSDLQRDPPAHCSAGPVGDDLFHWQATIMGPPDSAYQGGVFFLTVHFPTDYPFKPPKIAFTTKIYHPNINSNGSICLDILRSQWSPALTVSKVLLSICSLLCDPNPDDPLVPDIAQIYKSDKEKYNRHAREWTQKYAM from the exons GAATTAAGTGATCTACAGCGCGATCCACCTGCTCACTGTTCAGCTGGACCTGTGGGAGATGACT TGTTCCACTGGCAAGCCACTATTATGGGGCCT CCTGATAGCGCGTATCAAGGTGGAGTCTTCTTTCTCACTGTACATTTTCCGACAGATTATCCTTTTAAACCAccaaag atCGCTTTCACAACAAAAATTTACCATCCAAACATAAACAGTAATGGAAGTATTTGTCTCGATATTCTGAGGTCACAATGGTCACCAGCTCTGACTGTATCAAAAG TTTTATTGTCCATATGTTCTCTACTTTGTGATCCTAATCCAGATGACCCCTTAGTACCAGATATTGCACAAATCTATAAATCAGATAAAGAAAA ATACAACAGACATGCAAGAGAATGGACTCAGAAATATGCaatgtaa